In one Oreochromis aureus strain Israel breed Guangdong linkage group 2, ZZ_aureus, whole genome shotgun sequence genomic region, the following are encoded:
- the g3bp1 gene encoding ras GTPase-activating protein-binding protein 1 encodes MVMEKPSAQLVGREFVRQYYTLLNQAPDYLHRFYGKNSSYVHGGLDSNGKPAEAVYGQSEIHKRVMALSFRDCHTKIRHVDAHATLNEGVVVQVMGELSNNMQPMRKFMQTFVLAPEGTVANKFYVHNDVFRYQDEVFGDSDSEPPEESEDEVEELEERVPSPDVAPEESAPFYDPATCSEPAVPGDEEEAVAASPEPEQEAEKEAEAVELKPETQTDTQTDAHTGDEQTEKSPAPAAPPATEAVAAPAEPAPAAPEENRPFSWALVTSKNLPPSGAVPVSGIPPHVVKVTPTAPPRAEVKSESQTPAQRPQRDQRSREQRPGGPPPAHRGPRPAREGEQGESEGRRVVRYPDAHQLFVGNVPHDVDKNELKEFFEQYGTVLELRINSGGKLPNFGFVVFDDSEPVQKILSNRPIKFRGDVRLNVEEKKTRSAREGDRRDARPRGPGGPGGPRERVGGSGGPRGPSARGGTSQKPSFGSGRGAGPSEGRYPAPRQ; translated from the exons ATGGTGATGGAGAAGCCAAGTGCCCAGCTGGTCGGGCGAGAGTTTGTCCGACAGTATTACACACTCCTGAACCAGGCCCCCGACTACCTGCACAG GTTTTATGGAAAGAACTCATCCTACGTGCATGGTGGCCTGGACAGCAATGGCAAACCAGCGGAGGCCGTTTACGGACAATCT GAGATCCATAAGAGGGTGATGGCTCTGAGCTTCCGAGATTGTCACACCAAGATCAGACACGTGGACGCTCATGCCACCCTGAATGAGGGTGTGGTGGTGCAGGTGATGGGCGAGCTGTCCAATAACATGCAGCCCATGAGGAAATTCATGCAGACCTTCGTGCTGGCGCCCGAG gGAACCGTTGCAAACAAATTCTACGTCCACAACGATGTGTTCCGTTACCAGGACGAAGTGTTCGGCGACTCCGACTCTGAGCCGCCTGAGG AGTCCGAGGATGAGGTCGAGGAGCTGGAGGAGAGGGTTCCCTCCCCTGACGTGGCTCCAGAGGAGTCGGCTCCTTTCTACGACCCAGCAACCTG TTCAGAGCCAGCCGTTCCTGGTGACGAGGAGGAAGCAGTGGCAGCAAGCCCAGAACCAGAGCAGGAAGCAGAGAAGGAGGCCGAGGCGGTGGAGCTGAAGCCCGAGACGCAGACGGACACGCAGACGGACGCGCACACAGGCGACGAGCAGACAGAGAAAAGCCCCGCCCCCGCCGCGCCACCCGCTACAGAAGCTGTCGCTGCACCCGCTGAGCCCGCCCCCGCTGCCCCGGAGGAAAACAGG CCGTTCTCCTGGGCATTGGTCACCAGTAAGAACCTCCCTCCCAGCGGGGCTGTCCCTGTCTCAGGAATCCCTCCCCATGTCGTCAAAGTCACCCCCACAGCACCG CCCAGAGCTGAAGTGAAGTCAGAGTCCCAGACACCAGCACAGAGACCACAGAGAGACCAGAGGTCGAGGGAACAGAGGCCGGGAGGTCCTCCGCCTGCTCACAGAGGCCCCAGACCAG CTCGAGAAGGAGAGCAGGGTGAGTCGGAGGGGCGCCGGGTGGTCCGGTATCCCGATGCCCACCAACTCTTTGTGGGGAACGTGCCTCACGACGTGGACAAGAACGAACTGAAGGAGTTCTTTGAGC AGTACGGGACGGTCCTGGAGCTCAGGATCAACAGCGGAGGGAAGCTTCCAAACTTCGGCTTTGTGGTTTTCGACGACTCTGAGCCCGTCCAGAAGATCCTCAGTAACAGG CCCATCAAGTTCCGAGGCGACGTGCGCCTGAACGTGGAGGAGAAGAAAACCCGGTCAGCCAGAGAGGGCGACAGGCGGGACGCCAGGCCTCGGGGCCCCGGTGGCCCCGGTGGGCCCAGAGAGCGGGTTGGGGGCAGCGGGGGACCCCGGGGCCCCTCGGCCCGCGGAGGCACGTCACAGAAACCCAGCTTCGGCTCCGGACGGGGCGCCGGACCCAGCGAGGGACGCTACCCTGCCCCCCGCCAGTGA